The region CCTCGTAAACGTCTGGTGTCCATTGATGAAATGGAACTGCCGCGATTTTGAAGGCTACTGTAGATAATACAAAAACAAGTGCTAAGGCAGATAAAGGTGTGGGAGCACTTATCAGGGTTATTCCTATTTCTTTTAAATTTGTAGATCCACTTATTCCATAAAGCAGGGATGCCCCATAAAGAAATACAGCGGCGGCAGCCGAACCAACTAATAAATATTTTAAAGCTGCTTCTGAACTTCTCGAATCTCTTTTGAGATATCCAGAAAGTAAATAACTAGCAACGGAAAGTGTTTCTAGTGAAACAAAAACACTTACCAAATCAGTTGAACCACAGAGAAGCATTGCTCCAAGAGTTGCAGCTAAAAGTATGGCTGCAAATTCCCCAATAGGACTTCCATTTTGATCAGCAAATCTCCAACTGATTAGCAGAGAGATAAGAGTTGATAGGGCTATTACTCCTCTAAAAGCAATAGCAAGATTGTCTGCTACAAATGCACCTAGGAAAGATTCTTGAATTTCTCCATTCCATTGCATTGTTAGCAAAATCAAAGATGTTCCAAGACCGGCATAACAAATTGGAGGGGACCAACGGGCTGAAACCTTTTCACCAGCCAAATCAACTAAAAGAGTCCCTAGCATTGCCAATAGAACTGCTGCCTCTGGAAGCACAGCTTTGGCATTTAAAGAGAGATTTAAAAGCTCTACAGGCTCGTTTATGAATATATGAAAAGACAAAAGTTCTCCCATTTATGTATTGTTTTTAAGCTGTGTCTGATTTTATAACTCTAGCGAAGTTATGAAATATGCCTTTTTTATCATTTTGGGCTATGCATTTTACTATTCAGTACGTTAGATAAGAAGGAGGAAAACTGAGCTGATGCCCACTGACCATACTCTGGTAATTGTTGAAAGTCCCACAAAAGCAAAAACCATTAAAGGGTTTTTGCCTAAGGATTTTCAAGTTCTTGCGTCAATGGGGCATATAAGAGACTTGCCTAATAATGCCTCTGAGATCCCTGCAAAGCACAAAGGAGAAAAGTGGGCAAAGATTGGGGTTGATACAACTGCTAATTTTGATCCTTTGTACGTGGTACCCAAAGACAAGAAAAAGATTGTCAAGGAATTAAAACAATCTATGAAGGGTGCTAGTGAGTTATTGCTTGCCACTGATGAAGATAGAGAAGGGGAAAGCATAAGTTGGCATTTAATGAATGTACTTGACCCGAAAATCCCTGTGAAAAGAATGGTTTTTCATGAGATAACTAAAGAAGCTATTTCCAAAGCACTATCGAAAACAAGAGAAATTGATATGGAATTAGTTCATGCCCAAGAAACAAGGAGGATATTAGACAGATTAGTTGGGTATACGTTGTCTCCTCTTTTATGGAAGAAAGTTTCCTGGGGTTTGTCTGCAGGGAGAGTCCAATCAGTTGCAGTAAGATTGCTTGTTATGAGAGAGAGAGCAAGGAGAGCTTTCAAAAGCGGAAGTTACTGGGACTTAAAGGCAAAATTGGAAAAAGAAGGTAGTGAATTTGAGGTAAAAATGACCTCGATTGGGGGCCAAAGAATTGCCAGTGGTAGTGATTTTGATGAATCAACTGGATTATTGAAATCTGGGCGGAATGTCAAATTACTAAAGGAAGAAGAATCTAAGGAACTTGCTAAAAAATTGACTACCGATACATGGAAAGTTATCAATGTCGAGGAAAAACCGTCAATCCGCAAACCAGTACCTCCTTTTACAACAAGCACATTACAACAAGAAGCTAATAGAAAACTTCGATTATCAGCTAGGGAGACCATGAGATGTGCCCAGGGTTTGTATGAAAGAGGTTTTATTACATATATGAGAACAGATTCTGTTCACCTTTCCGATCAGGCAATTGATGCCTCACGAAATTGTGTTGAATCAAAATATGGAATTGAATATTTAAGTAAAAAGCCTCGTCAATTTTCCAACAAGACGAGAAACGCTCAAGAAGCCCATGAAGCAATTCGTCCCTCTGGTGAAAGTTTTAAAACACCAAAAGAGTCCAACTTGCAAGGGAGGGACCTTTCTTTATATGAACTCATTTGGAAACGAACAGTTGCTAGTCAAATGGCCGATGCAAGGTTGACAATGCTTGGAGTGGAATTACAAGCATCAGATGTATCTTTTCGGGCTAGTGGAAAAAGAATAGATTTCCCTGGCTTCTTTAGAGCGTATGTTGAAGGTACTGATGATCCTGATAGTGCACTTGAAGGGCAAGAAGTACTTTTGCCTAAATTAGCTGTAGGAGATTCTCCAATGGCTAAGAATGTTGAGGCGTTGGGGCATCAAACTCAGCCTCCTGCTAGATATAGTGAAGCTTCATTAGTTAAAACACTTGAAAAAGAAGGTATAGGTCGTCCGTCAACATATGCAAGCATTATAGGAACAATCGTAGATCGAGGTTATTCAGTTCTAAATAACAATTCTTTGACTCCAAGCTTTACAGCATTTGCTGTTACGGCACTTCTTGAAGAACATTTCCCTGATCTCGTAGATACTAGTTTTACAGCTCGCATGGAATCTACACTTGATGAAATATCGACAGGGAAAGTGAGTTGGCTCCCATACCTTAAGGGATTCTATAAAGGTGATTCTGGTCTAGAGAATCAAGTTCAACAAAGAGAAGGAGACATAGATGGAGGGGAATTCAGATCTGTTTCCTTGGAGGGGCTGTCATCTCTTGTTAGGCTGGGTAAATTTGGAACATATCTTGAATCAAAGCAACTTGGTGAAAATGGTAAACCTATAACAGCTACTCTCCCTCAGGAAATAACTCCTGCAGATTTGGACGAGGATATCGCAGAGATGATATTAAAACAAAAAGCTGAAGGTCCTGCATCACTTGGGGTTGACCCTGATAGTGGACAGAATTTATATCTATTAAATGGTAGATATGGTCATTTCGTTCAAAGAGGCTTGGTAGTCGAATTGAAAGATCTTGGAATCCCAAAAGGTAAGAAAAAGCTGGGAAATCTTCGCTTGTTTAAAAGTAGTCAATATGGACTCTATTTGAAGCAGGATTCTTCAAAGGTTCAGGTTTTGTTGCCAGAGAATATAAAAGAGGAAGAGATAGATGTGAAAAAAGCCCTTGAATACCTAGATGATAAATCTTTAAAAAAAGCTCCAAATCCAAAGAGGACTTCCTTACCTAAGAATTTAAAACCAGAGAACTTGACTTTTGAAGAGGCTCTTGGATTAATTCAATTGCCACGCCTACTTGGTGAGCACCCAGAGGGTGGAAAAGTTCAATCAAGTTTGGGTAGATTTGGTCCCTATGTGGTTTGGAGCAAAAATGATGGTGAGAAAGACTATCGATCAATCAAGGGCGAAGATGACGTTCTTCAAGTAAGTCTAGATAGAGCTCTTGAGCTTTTATCTATCCCTAAAAGGGGGAGAGGAGGAAGAACTGCTTTGAAGGAACTTGGTATCCCAGAAGGAGCCAAAGAAACTATTCAATTATTTAATGGCCCTTATGGTTTATATGTTAAACAGGGCAAAGTAAATGCTTCTCTACCAGAGGGCAAAAGCGCTGAAGATATCACAATTGAGGAGGCTATTGAATTATTGGCAGCTAAGAAATCAAGTAAAAGCACAAAATCTAAGAAAAAAAATTCTACTAAAAAGACAACAAATTCAACCAAGAAAGAGTTAGATTCATCATCATCGAAAAAAAGTAGTGCTCGAAAAACGCCTTCTACAACTAAAACAGGACGTCTAAGAGCCAGTAAAGTTAGGGTAATTAAAACAAAATAAAATTTTGAATATTTCAGGAATTGTTGAGAAAATATTTATTAGATCATTTCTAATAGTTACGCTTTTGCCACTTCAATCATGCTCAAATACTCTAATAGGCGAAAAGTTGGAAAACAGTTTTGACCTTATTGAAACCCCAAAAACTTCAGAAATAACTAATAAGCCACAAAAAATTAATGAAAAAATAAAAATTAAATCAAGAAAAAAAGACGATAAGAAAGAAAATGATTTTGGCAACATTATCAAAGAAAATTCGATATCTAATAAAGAGAGGCTTAGTCAAAAATCAACCAAACCAATAAAAAAGACAATTTTTAATCCACAGCCATACAGGATTATTTTAAGATTATCAGGTGCAAATCCCTCCGCTCCAGCTGAAACTGTTACTGAGGCTCTAAGAAAAGCAGGTGTCCAGTTTGAGGTGGAAAAGATTGAACGTTTTGATGAGGGGAATTTCTCAAAGAATACATCTATGAAAAGATAACAATTTGGACTTAGATAAAAAAAACTTTTTTAAAAGTCGATCTATGTATGAAGCTCCTCTTAGCAAGAGAAAAGCCTTAAAAATCGTTGAGTCCTCTTATCTTGCTGCTGCAACAGCTTTGATTTGGATAGCACTTTATTATTTGCCTATTGGTGGAGCTGTTTTTCGTCTTGCGTTACCATTGCCATTAGCTCTACTTCAAATTCGGAGAGGTGTTAAGACAGGCCTTGAGGGAGTGACAATATGCGTAATGTTATTAATTGCTCTGATGGGTCCGTTAAGAGGACCTTTAGTGCTTTTTCCGTATGGATTACTTTCCTTATGGTTAGGATATAGTTGGCAAAAGGGATGGAATTGGTGGTTAAGTTGGAGTGTTGGAGTCTCAATCGGAACAATGGGTTTTCTAGTTAGGGTCTTCGCGTTATCTGTTTTGGTTGGTGAGAATTTGTGGGTTATTCTTACTCGTGCTGGGGCAGGATTGCTCGAAAAAGGAATAGACATTTTCAATCTTTCTTTTACTCCCGATATGAGACAAGTTCAAATAGTTGCACTATGTCTAATTGTAACTCAAGAAATCGTTTACGTTTTTTGTTTACATGCTTTAGCTTATTGGATTTTCCCTAGGCTCAAATCATCAATACCTGAACCACCCGCTTTGCTAGAAAATTTAATTTCTCTAGAATCTAATTGATTAGAAATGTTAGAAGATAACTATGTTTTGTTGCCGTCAGGAGTATTAGCATTTGGGACAGGACTCAAAGAGCAAAATATTGATGAAAGAGTTCAAAGATGGCAAGAAAATATTACGAATATGGCTTTCTTTTTAATTCTTGCTGGATCTCAAACTGCAGAGATTGAGGGCATTTCTGCTGCTGGCTTAACGGCTGTTTCTAGACGTTATACAGCTGTTGCAGATGCTGAGCTTTTATTGAGAGGACCTAATCTTCCAAAAAGATGGCCTTTACCTCCTTTGCCTGCGGGTGTCTCACCCGCATTGATTAGTTATGTTGCCTCAAGGTTCTTAAAAATTAAACCAACTATCATTTCTGCAGGACTGCTACAAACGCCCCCCTTCCCTCATCTT is a window of Prochlorococcus marinus str. MIT 0917 DNA encoding:
- the topA gene encoding type I DNA topoisomerase, with the translated sequence MPTDHTLVIVESPTKAKTIKGFLPKDFQVLASMGHIRDLPNNASEIPAKHKGEKWAKIGVDTTANFDPLYVVPKDKKKIVKELKQSMKGASELLLATDEDREGESISWHLMNVLDPKIPVKRMVFHEITKEAISKALSKTREIDMELVHAQETRRILDRLVGYTLSPLLWKKVSWGLSAGRVQSVAVRLLVMRERARRAFKSGSYWDLKAKLEKEGSEFEVKMTSIGGQRIASGSDFDESTGLLKSGRNVKLLKEEESKELAKKLTTDTWKVINVEEKPSIRKPVPPFTTSTLQQEANRKLRLSARETMRCAQGLYERGFITYMRTDSVHLSDQAIDASRNCVESKYGIEYLSKKPRQFSNKTRNAQEAHEAIRPSGESFKTPKESNLQGRDLSLYELIWKRTVASQMADARLTMLGVELQASDVSFRASGKRIDFPGFFRAYVEGTDDPDSALEGQEVLLPKLAVGDSPMAKNVEALGHQTQPPARYSEASLVKTLEKEGIGRPSTYASIIGTIVDRGYSVLNNNSLTPSFTAFAVTALLEEHFPDLVDTSFTARMESTLDEISTGKVSWLPYLKGFYKGDSGLENQVQQREGDIDGGEFRSVSLEGLSSLVRLGKFGTYLESKQLGENGKPITATLPQEITPADLDEDIAEMILKQKAEGPASLGVDPDSGQNLYLLNGRYGHFVQRGLVVELKDLGIPKGKKKLGNLRLFKSSQYGLYLKQDSSKVQVLLPENIKEEEIDVKKALEYLDDKSLKKAPNPKRTSLPKNLKPENLTFEEALGLIQLPRLLGEHPEGGKVQSSLGRFGPYVVWSKNDGEKDYRSIKGEDDVLQVSLDRALELLSIPKRGRGGRTALKELGIPEGAKETIQLFNGPYGLYVKQGKVNASLPEGKSAEDITIEEAIELLAAKKSSKSTKSKKKNSTKKTTNSTKKELDSSSSKKSSARKTPSTTKTGRLRASKVRVIKTK
- a CDS encoding DUF2232 domain-containing protein translates to MYEAPLSKRKALKIVESSYLAAATALIWIALYYLPIGGAVFRLALPLPLALLQIRRGVKTGLEGVTICVMLLIALMGPLRGPLVLFPYGLLSLWLGYSWQKGWNWWLSWSVGVSIGTMGFLVRVFALSVLVGENLWVILTRAGAGLLEKGIDIFNLSFTPDMRQVQIVALCLIVTQEIVYVFCLHALAYWIFPRLKSSIPEPPALLENLISLESN